CGGTCATCGAGGCCGAGAACCGCGTGGGCTCCCTTGGGATGATGCGCGGCGACCTCGCTGGCCGGGATATCGACCGGGACGGTCGCACCCCGCGTGCCGATATCGACACGCACGACCGCGCCGCCCGCAGTAGCGACGGCATCGGCCAGGAAGGCAAGCTCCTCGCCTTTGGTGTCGGCGGTGCCGACCACATAGATGCGCTTCATGCGCGTTTCCCCGTCGTCCGGCATGTTCGGCTTTGCCGCCCGCCTTCTTGCCCCACCCTTAAGCTCCTCGGCAAAGGCCTCGTCGCTGGTGGGACCTATTTTTGCCCCACCCGTAAGCTCCTCGGCAAAGCCTCGTCGCTGGTGGGGCCCCGTCATTTGCCTGGCGTTGCGCCATTGCAAATTTTTGAGACGCGCGTATCATATTGATATGGATGTCTCACGTCAACAAGCCGTCGCCAAGGATGAGGTCGCCCCGACGCCGGTGATCGAGAAGGGGGCGCGTGCCCGCACCAAGCGGCTGATGCTGGAGACGGCGACGCGGCTGATGCAGTCCGGCATGACACCCTCGGTCAGCGAGGTCGCGGAGGCGGCGGAGGTGTCGCGCGCAACCGCCTACCGGTATTTCCCGAGCCAGGCGGCGCTGGTGCAGGCCGTGGTCGATGAAGGGCTCGGCCCGATCCTCACCTGGAAGTCGGCCTCCGATGATGCCGAACGGCGCGTGGCGGATCTGTTTGCCACCGCGATGCCGCGCATCGAAGCCTTCGAGGCGACGTTCAAGGCGGCTCTG
This region of Mesorhizobium sp. M2A.F.Ca.ET.046.03.2.1 genomic DNA includes:
- a CDS encoding TetR/AcrR family transcriptional regulator, with the protein product MDVSRQQAVAKDEVAPTPVIEKGARARTKRLMLETATRLMQSGMTPSVSEVAEAAEVSRATAYRYFPSQAALVQAVVDEGLGPILTWKSASDDAERRVADLFATAMPRIEAFEATFKAALKLSLDQWARRQAGTLGSEPAFTRGHRVDLLKDAIAPLKGRLRPRQFSRLAQALSLVFGVEVVTVLKDIWGLDSAEMMSVAQWAAGALVRTAMAESGPK